The window TATTAACACATGAAAGCacttttcagtgttgttgagtagaaacaGATGATGGCATGAAATTCGATAGGAGAATGTGTATTTTAAATCTTTCAATTGAAAAAACAAACCAGAAAAGTCATATATGAGAGAAGCGGAATAAGTAAAATAATAATTTAGTGATAGTTTCAATTAATTGagttataatactttctataataaaaagttcataattatattactaaaaggcgCTCTCTTTGTCCTAATTAATGTAACATAGTTTGAgtaggcacgaagtttaaaaaagaaatgaaagatctttgaaacttgtggtctaaaataagtcataaatatttgtgtggatttaaattATTTCATTCAAGGTAAAGAGGAAGTttaagttaaatgatttctaaacataaaaatatatcattctttttaagacagactaaaaagaaaattgtGGTACTATTTATCGTGTTGAGCCCGTACTAGCACGGGCTTTAGGGATTACTTTGGGTCATGTATGACGTGATTTTTGGGCAAttagaattgcccttcttttagggtggtctttaaattttgccccttatatttgaaatctttaaattttgtccttcggctAAAGCTCACGgattctaggttcgaacccccacacagtcaaaatttaaaaaaaaaaaaatcgcaagacagagtttaaatttcgctatgcccccaccggcatacacttgtgaaggaattactaaagttatgccggacccggcatgcttatgccttatgggcagacttggcataagtatgcggggtccggcataactttggtaattccttcacaagtttatgccgggtccggtatAAAcatttgcccattaaaagtatttccccaccggcataaacttgttaaggcattaccaaagttatgctggacctgacatacttatgccaagtctgcccataaggcatgagtatgccaggtccggcataaatttggtaactccttaacaagtgtatgctgggtccggcatacacgcgatccAAACCTtggcttggatttttttttttttaaaatttatgcttgagcaggatttcgaactcagaacctcatgatttccgcgtgaacgctcagagttacaatgcgaagggcaaaaattaaagatcattaATATgaagggcataatttaaagaccacaaatatgaggggcaaaatttagaccaccccaaaagaagggcaaacCGTGCAAAAAAATGCGTGATTTTTAACAAATTTAAATTCTCTTGACGCATATCCCATGTTCGGATCCTCTATTTCTCTAATATTTATATTTGGGTAATATGATTATTTGTCAAAAGTAATTCAAATTTGTGGTTTTGCATAAACAACTTTCATTTGGTTACAGAACCAACTCTTGTTTCTTCACGCCAAATGTAACTTCTGTTTAATCTTTATGTCATGATTAGCTCTTTTAAACGTCATTATTTAGTGCTTTTAACTGGTAATTATAACACCTATCCCAAAATAAAATGTTAGAGTTCCTTTGGTGCAACTGTTTCTTGAGCAAAGATCAAAATAACAGATCCAAAAGTCGAGGTCACAACTATGCGTGTCGACCTTGTAACAATTCCTTGTATCAATAAATGAAATTGCATCGAACAAAAATATTTCTCAGATCCGATGTTCACACTAAACTACAATAGTTTACCATATGTTGACTGATAAAATTGAAGTAAGAACATGTATTAATCAAGCAAAATGGGTGATAacaatgccggtaaagagaaatgtTGTATATTCATTGAAATGGTATAAATATAAGGTATAATTAAGTTCATGCAAATTTGAAATATAAGGAATGAAACGGAAAGGTAGGAACTCAAATtgcagcctgtcaacaataacatGTCTCCTGCTTCCTTGAATCATTTCAATTGTTCAATGAGTAACATTTAAATAGCTTCTCTGAGTGAAGCGGAAAAAAGAAGTCAGCAACACAAATATAACTGTCACTTCCAACCTTATAAAAACAATTAACTTTACTTCAAAGCAGTTAACTCAATTAATAATACAATTTCAGATGGAGCCAAACAAGGAAGAACAATTCCATGAAAAAAAGGCCTTCTTTACCTTAAACATCTCACACCAAAACATTAAATTCAAACTGTAACCAAATTCAACCTGCTGTTTCCTTCACAAACTACACAGCAGATAATGTTGGAAGCACTGTGTTCGTTCCCAAACATTTCTATAACCTTTTCTTAACCTCCGGATCATGTATCACTATACTCAAACAGAACAAATTCAATTTCCTCTATGACTAGAGCGATGAGAAAATTGGAACACCTGGTAAAGTAACTCCAGCATCTACTATGAACATGTTGCCTGAAACATATTCTGACGAATCATGGATTAAATAACGTACTACTGAAGTCAAAGCGGGATTTGAAGTTCCATGCGTTCTCAAGGGAACGGTTCTCAATGCAATATTATGAATCCAGTCCTTTTTCACGAGGGCCTCTGTTATCTCAGATTTGAAAAGTCCTGGTGATATGGAGTTCACTCTGATCTTGTATGGTCCGAATTCGAGGGCCATCATCTGTCACATTTGGAAAAAAAACGATTAACGAGGTTGTAAATCACAAAGAGAAGAAAACATACAAAGGTCTTATTAGAGTGAAATACTGTACATTTGACCTGCTATACACTGCAGGAACGAAATTTTCAGAAAGAAAAGTTGAAATGGATGAGACCTAATGAGAATGACTTTAGAGTACACTTCGGGAAGGTAGACCATCTTGCTTATGTTGTCCACCACTAACAACCATAAGCTATAAGTGACAATGCGACAAGTTATATCTATGAAGCGTAAGCTACCAAGCCCACCATAAAGGAATCACAGCCAAATATGGCTGATGTGCGTGAGGCGTCGCATATATAAAGTCCAAAAAGTAGTGAAAACTTTCATGTGAGACAACTGAAAATGGTAACTGCTTAGATTTCCCGTTGACGAGCTTAATACCTCAacatttaccatgattagatccTAGAGTCACTCTTCCTTAGTGCTGTTACACTGCATGTATTCTCAAAATGTCAAACCATTTTGGACATCAAATATGTGTATGTCTATTCATATGTTTCTGCGCATTTAAATGTATTCTCTAAGTTATATATGAATTTATCTTTCTTCTTTCACCTCTTCATTCACCGAGCTACCAAAGTCAGAAACCTGGCGTATTAAGTATGGAATTTGTGTGCTTCAAGCTGACAAAAGAGACTAATTTGCTTAGAAAAGTCATGCATGTTTGTCTTCATATAATTGTGTGCAATCTCAATGAAGCAAGCTTAAATTTCTAAACATTTTCAAGACACTACCTTTGTCATGCTGTTAAGAGCATCCTTTGAAGAAGCATAAGCAAGACCGCCAGGCAATTGCCCACGATTAAGACCAGCGATAGAAGAGATATTAATAACAGATCCTCCTTGATTAGCAGCACGCATATGAATACAAACATATTTGGTCACCAACCATGCCCCTCTTAAGTTCGTTTTGTAGATTGTATCCCATTCCTCCTCTGTCAAATCCAGTGGAGAGTGCACCCTGCCTATATGATACAACCGACAGATAGACGTCACACAAAGAAGATTCAGTTATGAAGCAATGTAAAATAAACCAAATTTGATACCTGAATACTCGGTCCAATTACTAAAAGGTAAGAAAGCTCTTTCATATATTCTGAATCAATTGTACCATAATCAATTATGCCTGCAGTTAATACTATGAGCAATcacaatcccccccccccccccccccacacacacacacacacaaaaatacCCCCTCCACCCCCCAAAATAAAAATACCCTTCTCTTCTGGAAATTAGCTGGACATTGCAACATTTTAAAACTTCAAAGGAGCACCAGAAGCAGCATTCGAAAATAATCAAAAAcaactgcgtacaatagacccttgtggtccggcccttccccgaaccccacgcatagcgggagcttagtgcaccagaCTGCCCTAGTAACACCTTCCATTGACAAGCTTGCAGGAAGAATTTCTTAAATTAATACTAGTATTTTTTTATCTGCCCAAAGAAACTATTCATTAACTCATTAATTAAGGCTGATAGCAACTCGAaatattattatattaatcaTGGAGAAAGTTTACATACACATTGGAATAGTTTACATACACATTGGAATGTTAGTTGTAT is drawn from Lycium barbarum isolate Lr01 chromosome 8, ASM1917538v2, whole genome shotgun sequence and contains these coding sequences:
- the LOC132607337 gene encoding uncharacterized protein LOC132607337; amino-acid sequence: MSNHGTNKAVCQLEPWRELTGKVVMVTGASSGIGREFCLDLCKAGCKIIAAARRVDRLKSLCDEINGQDQELRAVAIELDVSGNGAVIEAAVQKAWDAFGRIDALVNNAGIRGRVHSPLDLTEEEWDTIYKTNLRGAWLVTKYVCIHMRAANQGGSVINISSIAGLNRGQLPGGLAYASSKDALNSMTKMMALEFGPYKIRVNSISPGLFKSEITEALVKKDWIHNIALRTVPLRTHGTSNPALTSVVRYLIHDSSEYVSGNMFIVDAGVTLPGVPIFSSL